The genomic interval CAACGGGGTTAAATCTTTATGATCTCATTACCTGTAAATGCTCATAGTCAGTACTTATCTCTAATACATAAAGCAAATGTTTCAGAGAGACCTCTACTTTTACTCTCGTGAGCTCTAATCTTTAATAATGGGGGTGTAAATTCAACCTCATAGTGGTCTGTTGGCATTAAATGGACTTCCAAATGCAGTCCCTGGTGAATCATTTGTTGTCAGCATGTAGTATGATCATGTTCTAGcctccacatacacacagtcactATTAGGCTACAATTGGGCTTACTTTTATGAGGAATTTTTTTAAGCAGTATCGCTTATTACAATGTGATTAAGGCTAGTTTCATCTTCAAGGAATAAAAGGTTTGAGCTTTTATTAATTATggaaagaaataaagtattACTGCGTAtaactgaattgaatatatatatatatatatatatatatatatatatatatatatatatatatatatataaaatattttacattcacTTTTACAGCAGTACCGTTGACATAACCAAGTCATTTTTTCCGAaagtttatggatttttttttcctgaattcAAAACGCTGCCGGATATACTTTATTCGACCagggaaataaaaacacttttgaTTAAGGGCACGTTGTCTAGCCTACAGTGgccgtttttctttgtttggcGCAAGGACAAAAGCAGGTGCAAGTTTACGCGAGGGTGGACGCAGGGGGAGGAGACTGTACCACAGAACAAAGTTttctgatagtttttttttttttttttacaaaagaggCTTCATCCCATTGGCTAACATGAACAATGGGCGTGGTTTTTACGAAACTGTATAAATACACGGCGCCCGGAAGAAAGGAAAGGGGTGGTAGCTTATCGCAGTTAAGTGCGTCTGGCGGTCGTGTACCAGGGAGCGCGTTCACTACTACTGCGATGGTTTGTATTGCGTAGGAAGTTTAAGGACTAAAGAATTGAAAGCCTGGACAATCGAGCCGCCTTGTATACAAAATCCTCATATTTTGACTCCCTGACTCTTTTTACATGCcgggatattttttaaaagactgATTGTGGGGGAAAACCGCGTCCGTTACACAGTTTGAGAGTATCCAATGCTTTTACATCCGTGTATGAACGGCACACTCGAAGCTATGCATCCAACGGGAATCCAAAAAGACACTACTTTCACGAAGATTTTCGTCGGGGGTTTACCCTATCATACAAATGATGCATCTTTGAGAAAATACTTCGAAGCATACGGAGACATAGACGAGGCTGTGGTCATaacggacagacagacggggAAGTCAAGAGGCTACGGCTTCGTAAGTGACTCAAATGTTACTGATATTTAACTACTTTCTAATTCTGGTACCGCTGTGTAGTTTGTAAAGCAGCACTTTTAATCTAGGCTACCTTAAACAAAATATGTGAGCTCCCCAGCAGGCACTTCTTTCTTTGGGTATGTGATGTTGTGCGTAAACGCGCACGCGACGCGTTCAGGTTCGTTTTGGGTAGATAAGCATCTGTTTTCTGTGTTagcaacagaaaacaaaagcaaGGGGTGTGAAGTTAAAGATTAAACCCTAATCCACCCCTCCATCCCCTTTCCCGAATGTGTACTTGCTGAATTGTTTCTGAGGCCACATTTTGCTAAGCGGTCAGTCAGGCTTAAAACAGAAGTGCGGCTGTCCTCAGTTGGGCAGCGCGAGCGCCAGCAGCTGTAAGGGCtttatatggtgaagtttcTAAATGATGATTTCCAagcctcctccttctcctcctgctgcttaTTCATGCCACATTAATGAAGCTCGGCAGCACCCAGCCGCCTAGAAATGTTTACAGGATCTTAATGGCCGTCAGAGAGTGGCAGTTTATTTTGGCCTAAGATGGAGCTGTACGTACTTTTACTAGCCTAGATCTTATTCCTCCAGTGTTCCTTCTCCTGGAGTTCTTGTCCTGGTCGCTTAAATAAGCTTTTGTATTCCACTTTGTTTGCTtcgttaaaaaacaaaactgtaatgTTGCCATATACTCTCagaaaaagggtactaaactgtactttaATATGTATCCTTTACCTAGAAAGGTGcacatattgtatttttaaagctttaaccTAAAAACTGACAATCTACGTATGTCTCTTAAATAATGTTCAATGGTACACTACAGTATTTCCACTgttttcaagtgaaaaacataTTAAAGCATTACAGAATAGTACTGCATTTttctgagtgtgtataatgcaGAGGTTAACATCTGGGCCCCCTCctactcccacacacacacacacacacgcacacacaaagaaaagtggaactcatttaaaaacaactggagattgtgtgtatataatataatataataatgagtGAGAGCGTGTAAGTACCAGAGGCAGTAGAGTACATGCAGGTAATTAGTGCTAGTGAGGGTCACACTGAGCATTTTAAGGTCATACAGAATGTGTGCCATGTGCTTCTCATCgtaagtgacacacacaaacaaatatggaaatatttaTAGCAGACTAGAGTAATGACCAATTAATGGCCTGGAAGACTGTGCTTATGTTGCAGTCTTTTGTTATTGCTAGAGTTTTGCTGTTCTTAATGCAGCACATGGTGGCTGGAGGTCAAAAAGGGTAGTGTTGCATTGTTCCAACGGCTCTTCTTGGCTAAGTGTGTGGCAGTGCAGGTTTGACAGGCTCAGGGAGATGAGGGCTTCTGCCTTCAGAGTATTTGGTGGTCTGGGTGAAGATCCCATCATAAAAACCTGTTTTCCCTGAAAGCTTATTTTACCTTCTAACAGGATCGACTTGTTGCTCCTGTTTCGTTTTGAAACTATGAGAAAAGGATTGTACGTTGCCAAACTACGAATGCTTCCTTTTTGCCTGTAATAACTAATTATGTAAACAGGTACAATGCATAGTTTTTAAGTTGTACCAAAGGACATTAGCCGCAACTGTGGTTAATGTAACCCTTTAATCTCCCAGGGTTTTATTCAAGTGTCGATTCAAATAGCACTTTTAGTAACTACTATGACTTATTCACTAGAGTACTACAGTGAAACTGCATTATAGTCAGTAATGTAAGTTTTAACCCACCAATGGGCCCTGGATTAAAGGTAGAACTCTTTTGCTGTAATTGTGTAGTGTTTCTTTTAGTCTCTTAGCTTTAAAGCTAAAGTTGTTGTTTGGGTCTTCACTGAAGGCATCCCTGGTTGTTAGTTGCAAATATGTTTGCTAATAATGCCTCACAGGATTTTAGATTTTTGGCTTTTAAGTTTCCGTTAAAAGATCTTGTTTTTGTAGATGCTTACAGCACTCCGTTATGTCCTCTAGGTGACAATGGCTGACAGGTTAGCAGCAGAACGAGCCTGTAAAGACCCAAATCCCATCATTGATGGTCGTAAGGCCAATGTCAACCTGGCCTACCTCGGAGCCAAGCCACGCAGTCTTCAGACAGGTGAGCAGGGGTGATACGCACACTGTCGGAACATTGAACTTATTAGTTATTTCCTTTAGTTCCGTTTTCTCTTTTCAACTtcacctaataaaaaaaaattgcctgtTAAATGAACCATATACTGCATTGAAATGGCATCAATCAATATTTCTTGTGCTTTATAGGCATATCTATTGGTGTGCAGCCAGTTCATCCAGCACTTATCCAAAGGCAGTATGGGTAAGTCagatgtctgtgtctctgtgttctgttacattctgtttttttctgttacattctgttttattctgtatGGTAGCAAAGAGACATTGTCTTACAAACCCCAGTGGATCTTAACAATGACTGCACATACTAAGGAAACTGAACAAGTTCCTTGTAGCTCTTTGTCATGACTGGTCTACTCTTATGTCTGGCAATAAGTCTCATTTCTAGTCTCATTTCTGTTACAGCAAGTTCCTGATTTTTGTTGCTTCAGTTTCTATGTCTTTGACAGTAGTCAATTAGAGAGAGATTTCAGAATTTATATTGTAGTCATTTTTTAACATGGTTTTAAACATAATTATCCCTGTTTTGCTGACCATATTTGTTTTAGTCTTTTGGTTGATGGTGTGCATGTATCCTTTGGATATCCAAAACATGCACACTAGAAGCCTAATATGAGATTTTGGTTCTGTCTGGGTGTATTTTGCCCTTGAGGCTTGGTGCATAAATTTGTATTAATCTATGAGGCCTACATATCTGAGAAAAACCTGCCCTGTGAGTTTATAGTCCATAGTTCCAAGCCATTGTTGTGGACAAAGCAGCTAGTGTTGCTTTATCACCATTTTATTTGTCTAATTATCGTTTTAATAAGAAGAAACACCAACAGTGTTTCTTAGCAACCTTTTAACTGATACAAACTTTTATTGGCTTGCTGGGTTTCAAATAGTCTGTTTGGTTTGCCATGGCGACAGACTGGTTCTGAACAAATTTTTACCTGCTTATTAACATGTTCGTGTGAGAAGGACCGAAAACGTTCCGTCTGTCGGTGAGTTAGTTGCTGTGGTAACAAGGTGGAGCAGTGTTGGGGAGGGGGACCTGCGTTTCTGCCTGTATGACAGGTGCTGTCTCATATTTCCTCAATTACACCCTTCATACACATCTACCCACCCTTTTTTACACACTTGCACACCTGTCGCTTTCCCCCATGGAGCTCTTTGTCTCCTTCTGCTCAGAAATGGATTGCTAGGATGGCTAGAAGGAGGCtgttttattccctctttaACTGTGTTTTTGGACCTTTGTGTCCCCTACCACACGTGTTCTCACTCTCAAAATGTAAGAATCAAAACTACCAGGAGTATGTAATACAGCCACACATTCCGAGTCATTtagttttgtgtatatttctaGATATCAAATGGTCCTACAGTCATTGGCCGTCTTGACAGTATTGTGTGACGTTTTCTAAGCAGGTGAAATCAGTCAAGTTGTCAGCTTAGTGATTAGACTGGGGCCCTGAAAAGTGACACCACAGTGAGAGTTGGGGGGATGTGGAGTAAAGGGAGGGGTTGAGGGTCACTGGGTTGTGTACTGAGTAAAGAGAAGAATGGAAATGTTTAGGTGATATGAGCAGAAAGAGGGGGAGATGGGTTCAGTGTAGTTCCTTGAGCTTCAGCTGCTAGATGTGTGAGCTGTTGCCTAGTAGCTCTATGAAATATCACTCCCTCTCTACAAGTTCAACACTTTCCCTCTATAATAAGAACACATGCTTACGAAGACGAAGCACAATATCGCAAGCCGTCGATGCACATTCAACATATTATGTGCGAGGTCATCTGGCTACGTTATTGTATGGGCGTACGCACTGGGTATATGTGAATGCCATCTTTGTCTTATAAATTTTTGAGTACACTTTAGAAGGTAAGGTAAAAAATTATGTGAGTTGTTTTCTATTAATACATGTGTGTATTGAACTATTGTGTATGTAGAATTAAAAATAAGCTACTTCACAGGGTTGTTTGGCTTTAGTGGTGATCAGCAGTGTGTGGCTGctattcagcaaaaaaaaaaaaaaagtaatgtttgaACATTTCCTCATGGTGTGGAGTTCAAGAGTAAAGTGACTTCCACCAGTCAATTAGTGCACAGCGTAAGAGACCACTGTGCAAATGTGACCTGGCAACTGCCTAGTGActgaagaggtgtgtgtgtgtgtgtgaccttgaCCGCTGTATCAGCTAAGCCTGGTCTCTGGACTTTAAACAAAGCTGCCTGTTACTTTATTCAGTCCATGCCTCTAAGCTGAGTGTTTGTGTGGCCAGTGCAGTAGGCAGTAGTCGAGGATCACAATGCCAATTTCTCTGTTTtgctgtgatgtgtgtgtgtgtgtgtgtgtgtgtgtgtgtgtgtgtgtgtgtgagagagagagagagagagagagagagaccaagagagcGAAggaaaatgctgtatttttttcttgtatcCTCTGATCTAATTCATTATATAATCACATTTTCCTCTAACCTAAACTCTTCCATTCATGCTCTGTTACTTGGCCAGTTGATGGAGAGCATTACTGAGGGAAGAAGACACACAAGCTCCTGGGTACGCTGGGTCTAGTGTGGAGGTCCAGATTGGGTACCACTCGCCCTGACCCCACCCTTAAGGTGCCAGTCATGGCTTGAGAGTGCAGTGTAGTGTGCTGTGACAGTTTGAAGTGCTGTGCGCATGTATTACAGTAAAGCTTATGCTGATACATCTTTCATTCTTTGTGACCTTCGCATGGTTTTTGGTTTGCAGTGCTGACTGAAGTgatttacttgtgtgtgtgtgtgtgtgtgtgtgtgtgtgtgtgtgtgtgtgtgtgtgtgtgagtgagtgtgtatatgggGGAGGGGGCGTTATTGGATGTTTTGCACACACACCCTCCGCCCACACACCCTTTCCTGTGTTGAACCATGGTGTGTACAGTCTCTCtttcatttatgcacacacaaattctAAAAGTGTATATCATCTCTGtgttatgtaaatgtgttaCTTTTAGTGTAGTGTTTTTGGTTCACAATATCTGTTTGTGTAATATATTCTTTAGATACATATTCAATTCttaatcttaatttttttttaggggaTATAACTATACCCTCTTTAATCCCCTGAACTCTGGAAGGAACTGTGTGTAAATGATTCCACACTTTGACTCAAGTTGTCTAACTTAATAATAGCTCACTTgttttgcattgtgttttttcaGGTAATTACTAGATAATAAACTCTGTAAAAGAGCACGGTGATTAAAATGCAACCTGTCCCCCTTGCTTGCTAATTAGTTGCTAGTAGGGAGAGTCATATACacatgttatgttatgttatgttatattctATGATAGCAAATGTCTGTTATGTATTTCGCCATATACAAATAAGAAAATGGCAGGAGTCTTGAGTGTGACCCAAGATGTTTTTCAGTTCCTGCTGTTGGAATAGGTGTCCCTTATGACATTTCTTACCATTTCCCTTGGGAggttgttctgttttgtttccaGGTGCAGCATCTTGAGACCCCCACCTCACCACGCCTTCCCACAACTCCCTACATTCTGAGAGAATGATgcgattttgtgtgtgtgtgtgtgtgtgtgtgtgtgtgtgtgtgtgtgtgtgtgtgtgtgtgtgtgtctgactttTTGTGTAAGAAATCCTCCCCcttacacagacacattctCTCCAGTCTAAGGGACTCACGAGGGTAGATTCAGACCTTGTTAATAATAGCACAACAGTCTGTGCGGGAGAAGAGGTGAATCTGTCCTTTCTCCACACGGTTAATTACCCTTGTAGTGCTAAAAGCTCACTTGTGAATACTGCTACATTTGCGCCATTTCATATAAACATGCTGTTGCTGGTGCCTGCACATTGGCACATTGCATTGATCTCATTGTTAGTGCGTGTGTgtcatgcatgtgtgtgagagagactccTAGCTCCCACTGAATGAGTGAAAAGTAGCAGCTGTTAAAACACTTGTGGGTGTTGGTTGAGAGAAGCTGCCAGAAGCATCTGTCTCCCACCTCTCTTGCTAAGAACCTGTTCCAGCTACCAAGATTGTTGAATTTACACAGTGTACATGTTCCTGTTGTTGATGGGATGCTCCATAAACCTGCAGAACAAGCTTCGCCTTCCTGTCTATTTATTTCTGATTTAATTTTTATGTAAGGCTTGGGTTGAATGTTTATGCTTTAACCTTCTCTCAGGACTGATGCTTTCCCATCTTATTGATAGAGGTACAATAAGGATGTGAGCATATGGTCTTATCATTAATAAGATGGAGATTGCTAACAGGATTGGGAAATGGCTACTAATTCTCATTTGATCAAAGTCTGAAGAATGGTGTCATGTGGTCTGTTTGTGTTCACTcttatctctgtgtgtgcaggCTGGTGCCGCAGTATGTATACCCACAAGCCTTTGTACAGCCCGGCCTCGTGCTCCCTTCTCAAGTGGCCTCCTCGCTCACTTCTCCGTATGTGGACTACACTGCTGCCTATGCCCAGTACACCTCAGCAGTTGAGCACTACCCTTATGCCTCTTCCCCAGGTTTCATGAGCTATGGCTACACCAACAGCCACATCACCGGCCAAGCCTCCAACACCACTTCACTGCACCAGACGCTCACTAATACACCCACTGCTGCCACCCCTGCCTTCATCCAGTACCCACCACAGCAGCATCTGCAACCCGAGCGTATGCAGTGAGGTCCACACGAGCCAAGTGAGCTCTGAGGAAAAACACGAGGCTAAAAACTATTGCACTGTCACATCAGGATTTGCTTCCGGCAGCTGAGTCCGGAGATAATGAAACTGTGCAGTGGCTTTAAAAGAGCTTCCAGAAGcactgatgctttttttttttttttttacaaatttccTTCAACATTATTACTGTCATTACTATTATTCATGCTATTCATTATCATAAGCTTAATTGTAttaatgtttctttcttttttttgtgctcacATTATATTGTTAAGATCAATCAGAGTAAGGTGCCTCATTGTATAGAGTGGAAAACAAAGTTAAGGAAGACTGTACAGTCATACACTGAACATACACTGAGGCTTTAGAAAGTTTAATTAGGGTATTGCTGCTTAAGGACACCGGGGAAAGCATTTGAGAGAATGGAAAGTCAAAATTTAAGGTTATAGACAGGGCAGAACACAAAATCAGAGAGGTGGGGAAATGGAGATGCAACAGGACATCCATACATGCACAACAAGATGTTGGTACTAAATCAAGGACAACATGGAGAGCTTCAAGCTACTGCTACTGCTTAAAGACACTCAAAAGCCCCTCCAGgattacccttttttttttttttttttttttttttttttaaaaaataacgaAGAGGCCTTAAGACTAGAATCTTTCTTTAGATGTAAATGACCATTTTAGCATTTGTATATAGGGTGAACTGTGAATAAGCCACCACCTGCttccaaacaaaataaacccCAGTCTACAGAC from Ictalurus furcatus strain D&B chromosome 11, Billie_1.0, whole genome shotgun sequence carries:
- the rbm38 gene encoding RNA-binding protein 38, with the translated sequence MLLHPCMNGTLEAMHPTGIQKDTTFTKIFVGGLPYHTNDASLRKYFEAYGDIDEAVVITDRQTGKSRGYGFVTMADRLAAERACKDPNPIIDGRKANVNLAYLGAKPRSLQTGISIGVQPVHPALIQRQYGLVPQYVYPQAFVQPGLVLPSQVASSLTSPYVDYTAAYAQYTSAVEHYPYASSPGFMSYGYTNSHITGQASNTTSLHQTLTNTPTAATPAFIQYPPQQHLQPERMQ